A single region of the Anaerostipes rhamnosivorans genome encodes:
- the atpB gene encoding F0F1 ATP synthase subunit A has product MGMIQAPMLAAASGNDVDFMVHGLIPLNFFGHKVWITTTHVTTLIVMIFIMVLALIARRSIMKDYEKPSGLANAVEMVVEMLDKLVKSTMGKHWKPFANYIGSIMFFIFIANTSGLFGLRAPTADYGTTLSLALITFVMIQYSAFKTRKFRMFTDLFQPIPVLFPVNVIGEFATPVSLSLRLFGNIMAGTIMLSLWYGLLPIFAKLGLPAFLHVYFDLFSGAIQTFVFAMLTMTFIADKRNA; this is encoded by the coding sequence ATGGGAATGATTCAGGCCCCCATGTTGGCTGCCGCATCGGGCAATGATGTGGACTTCATGGTACACGGGCTGATACCATTGAATTTTTTCGGGCATAAGGTATGGATCACCACCACTCATGTTACAACACTGATCGTTATGATCTTTATCATGGTCCTTGCTTTGATTGCAAGGCGAAGTATCATGAAAGATTACGAGAAGCCCAGCGGCCTTGCAAATGCCGTGGAGATGGTGGTAGAGATGCTGGATAAGCTTGTAAAGAGCACCATGGGAAAACACTGGAAGCCGTTTGCCAACTATATCGGCAGCATCATGTTCTTTATCTTTATCGCCAACACATCCGGGCTGTTCGGGCTTCGGGCGCCGACAGCGGACTATGGGACCACCTTATCCCTTGCGCTGATCACATTTGTAATGATCCAGTACAGCGCATTTAAGACGAGAAAGTTCCGCATGTTTACGGATCTGTTTCAGCCGATCCCAGTGCTGTTTCCGGTGAATGTCATCGGGGAATTTGCGACGCCGGTTTCACTGTCGCTTCGTCTGTTCGGAAACATCATGGCGGGAACCATCATGCTTTCGCTGTGGTACGGCCTGCTTCCTATTTTTGCGAAGCTGGGACTACCGGCATTTCTGCATGTATATTTTGACTTGTTTTCCGGAGCCATCCAGACCTTTGTGTTTGCCATGCTGACTATGACATTTATCGCTGATAAGAGAAATGCATAG
- the atpH gene encoding ATP synthase F1 subunit delta, with product MAKLVSKTYGDAYLTLAEERKTLDTVMEEVLAVRRVFLESGELNQMLSHPKIVKEEKMRILETAFKGRISEDMMGFLLVIVKKDRYRDIMPILDYIISQMKKKEGIGSLKVASAFSLSEGQKADIVSRMKELTDYKEFEVDYEVDESLIGGLVLRLEDRVIDSSIKTKLQTMGKSLSKIQL from the coding sequence ATGGCGAAGCTAGTCAGCAAAACATATGGAGATGCCTATCTCACCCTGGCAGAGGAAAGGAAAACCCTTGACACTGTCATGGAGGAAGTCCTGGCTGTACGCCGGGTATTTTTGGAGAGCGGGGAGTTAAACCAGATGCTTTCCCATCCAAAGATCGTAAAAGAGGAAAAAATGCGGATACTGGAGACAGCATTCAAAGGCAGGATTTCCGAGGATATGATGGGCTTTTTGTTGGTCATTGTGAAAAAGGACCGATACCGTGACATAATGCCGATTCTGGACTATATCATCAGCCAGATGAAGAAGAAAGAGGGCATAGGGAGCCTTAAGGTTGCCTCCGCTTTCAGTCTGTCCGAAGGACAGAAGGCAGACATTGTGTCTCGTATGAAAGAACTGACAGATTATAAGGAATTTGAAGTGGATTATGAGGTGGATGAGAGTCTGATCGGAGGGCTGGTACTTCGTCTTGAGGACAGAGTCATCGACAGCTCCATCAAAACAAAGCTTCAGACCATGGGAAAAAGTCTGTCAAAAATACAGTTGTGA
- the atpE gene encoding ATP synthase F0 subunit C: MNISSEAFVLGCSAIGAGLALIAGIGPGVGQGYAAGQGAAAVGRNPGAKGDIMSTMLLGQAVAETTGLYGLVIGLILLYANPLFAKL; this comes from the coding sequence ATGAATATTTCAAGTGAAGCATTTGTATTAGGTTGTTCAGCAATCGGAGCAGGCCTTGCGCTGATCGCAGGTATCGGGCCTGGTGTAGGACAGGGTTACGCAGCGGGACAGGGTGCCGCAGCCGTGGGACGTAATCCCGGAGCAAAGGGAGATATCATGTCCACCATGCTTCTTGGACAGGCAGTTGCCGAGACAACAGGTCTTTACGGTCTGGTTATCGGTCTGATTCTGTTATACGCAAACCCATTATTCGCTAAATTATAA
- a CDS encoding alanine/glycine:cation symporter family protein produces the protein MEQVFSMVSHLNNALNSFIWGTPMLACFLGIGLMFTFRTKFFQLRHFGLWISATLLSSFKKSDVRKTKDSASISQFQSLCTALAGTLGTGNIAGVATAITAGGPGAVFWMWISSILGMMTHYAEVTLGMKYRYRDKDGNWAGGAMVYMERGLHSKWLASLFAMFCILASLGIGNMAQANSMSSALSSTFSISPVITGLIGLFMVGFVIMGGIKRIASVTEKVIPVMAALFTLGCIVIIFVHIDRVPSTLQSIFHGAFSPRAAGGGVLGYGITLAMKKGISRGVFSNEAGLGSSVTVHTNSDTKEPVVQGMWGIFEVFTDTVVMCTITALTILTSGVYEESTYLNAMALDAAQGTTSHFDSLLNGVPLTSAAFSTVFGPYGAAFVAIAIVFFAFSTLIGWSFYGETAVAYLFGKRAVTNYKLVFLYFIFLGSILHLSFVWNLSDTFNGLMAVPNLISITLLSGQVIKMTNEYLDRTRSKR, from the coding sequence ATGGAACAAGTTTTTTCAATGGTCAGCCATCTGAACAACGCGTTAAATTCCTTTATATGGGGAACACCGATGCTGGCCTGCTTTCTGGGCATCGGCCTGATGTTCACGTTTCGGACAAAATTCTTTCAGCTGAGACACTTTGGCCTCTGGATCTCTGCCACTCTCCTGTCCTCCTTCAAAAAGTCTGACGTCCGCAAAACAAAAGATTCCGCTTCCATCTCCCAGTTCCAGTCCCTCTGCACTGCTCTTGCAGGGACTCTTGGCACCGGAAACATCGCCGGAGTTGCCACTGCCATCACCGCAGGCGGTCCCGGTGCTGTCTTCTGGATGTGGATTTCTTCTATCCTGGGCATGATGACGCATTATGCGGAAGTAACCCTGGGTATGAAATACCGCTACAGGGACAAAGACGGAAACTGGGCCGGCGGCGCCATGGTGTATATGGAACGGGGTCTCCACTCCAAATGGCTGGCTTCCCTATTTGCCATGTTCTGCATCCTGGCTTCCCTGGGGATTGGGAACATGGCGCAGGCCAATTCTATGTCATCTGCCCTGTCCTCCACCTTTTCCATCTCCCCTGTCATCACCGGCCTTATAGGCCTTTTTATGGTGGGTTTTGTCATCATGGGCGGCATCAAACGGATTGCCAGCGTCACAGAAAAAGTCATTCCGGTCATGGCAGCTTTGTTCACACTCGGCTGCATCGTCATCATTTTTGTCCACATTGACCGGGTTCCGTCCACACTCCAATCCATCTTCCACGGTGCTTTCTCCCCGAGAGCTGCCGGCGGAGGCGTCCTCGGGTACGGCATCACCCTTGCCATGAAAAAAGGAATCTCCAGAGGAGTCTTCTCCAATGAGGCCGGACTAGGAAGCTCCGTCACCGTACATACAAATTCTGATACAAAAGAGCCTGTGGTCCAGGGTATGTGGGGAATCTTTGAAGTATTCACCGACACGGTCGTCATGTGCACCATCACAGCCCTCACGATCCTTACCTCCGGCGTCTATGAAGAAAGCACCTACTTAAACGCAATGGCACTGGACGCAGCCCAGGGAACCACCTCCCACTTCGACTCCCTATTAAACGGAGTACCTCTGACCAGTGCGGCATTCTCCACAGTCTTCGGCCCCTACGGAGCCGCTTTCGTAGCCATCGCCATTGTGTTCTTCGCGTTCTCCACCTTGATCGGCTGGTCCTTCTACGGAGAAACAGCCGTGGCCTATCTGTTCGGCAAAAGGGCAGTGACGAATTACAAGCTCGTCTTCTTATATTTTATATTCTTAGGTTCCATCCTGCACTTGTCCTTTGTGTGGAACCTCTCCGACACCTTCAACGGACTGATGGCCGTGCCCAACTTGATCTCGATCACACTGCTGTCAGGCCAGGTCATAAAAATGACAAACGAATATTTAGACCGGACCCGCTCAAAACGATAG
- the atpF gene encoding F0F1 ATP synthase subunit B, whose protein sequence is MDRIFGLDIQLGFDVLCQAIAVFIMFTFLSYVLFEPVRKLLNDRKKKIADDLDTAAADKEEAARLKAEYEEKIREIEKEADEILSRARKKALKREEEIVSDARQEAARITERAENEIALEKKKVRDQVKQEMIQVAVAMAGKIITEKIDPAKQDALVEETLKEMGDQTWRS, encoded by the coding sequence GTGGACAGAATCTTTGGACTTGATATCCAGCTTGGATTTGATGTATTGTGCCAGGCGATCGCAGTCTTTATTATGTTTACTTTTTTATCCTATGTATTGTTTGAGCCGGTCAGAAAGCTTTTAAATGACCGTAAGAAAAAGATTGCAGACGATCTGGATACAGCGGCGGCAGATAAAGAAGAAGCAGCCAGATTAAAAGCTGAATATGAAGAAAAGATCAGGGAGATAGAAAAAGAAGCCGATGAGATTTTAAGCCGGGCCAGAAAGAAAGCCCTGAAAAGGGAAGAGGAGATCGTTTCGGATGCCAGACAGGAAGCGGCAAGGATCACAGAGCGGGCAGAAAATGAGATCGCGCTGGAAAAGAAAAAGGTCCGGGATCAGGTGAAACAGGAGATGATCCAGGTGGCAGTGGCTATGGCAGGAAAGATCATCACAGAAAAAATCGATCCGGCTAAGCAGGATGCCCTTGTGGAAGAGACCTTAAAGGAGATGGGTGATCAGACATGGCGAAGCTAG
- the atpD gene encoding F0F1 ATP synthase subunit beta, which produces MADNHTGKITQIIGAVLDIKFSDGHLPEINDAIDIKTKQGEKLVVEVSQHLGDDTVRCIAMGPTDGLVRGMEAVCTGGPISVPVGEQTLGRMFNVLGDPIDNKPAPENAKRLPIHRKAPAFKDQSTETEVLETGIKVVDLLCPYQKGGKIGLFGGAGVGKTVLIQELIRNIATEHGGYSVFTGVGERTREGNDLYYEMSDSGVIDKTAMVFGQMNEPPGARMRVGLTGLTIAENFRDEGGKDVLLFIDNIFRFTQAGSEVSALLGRMPSAVGYQPTLQTEMGALQERITSTKDGSITSVQAVYVPADDLTDPAPATTFAHLDATTVLSRAIVEQGIYPAVDPLESTSRILDPKIVGEEHYQVARGVQEILQRYKELQDIIAILGMDELSDEEKLIVDRARKIQRFLSQPFFVAEQFTGTVGKYVTLNDTIQGFKEILDGKHDDIPEGMFLNAGSIDEVVERANAK; this is translated from the coding sequence ATGGCAGATAATCATACAGGGAAGATCACCCAGATTATTGGTGCGGTTTTAGATATCAAGTTCAGTGACGGGCATCTGCCGGAGATCAATGACGCCATTGATATTAAGACGAAGCAGGGAGAGAAGCTGGTTGTAGAGGTTTCCCAGCATCTGGGAGATGACACCGTAAGATGTATTGCGATGGGACCCACAGACGGTCTGGTGAGAGGGATGGAGGCTGTCTGCACAGGCGGGCCGATCTCTGTGCCTGTAGGCGAACAGACCCTGGGAAGAATGTTTAATGTCCTTGGAGACCCGATTGACAATAAACCGGCTCCGGAAAATGCCAAGAGGCTGCCGATCCACAGAAAGGCACCTGCATTCAAGGACCAGTCCACAGAGACCGAAGTCCTGGAGACAGGAATCAAGGTGGTGGATCTTTTATGCCCGTATCAGAAGGGTGGAAAGATCGGTCTGTTCGGCGGCGCCGGAGTAGGAAAGACTGTACTGATCCAGGAACTGATCCGTAATATCGCCACAGAGCACGGCGGATATTCTGTATTTACTGGAGTTGGAGAGCGGACCAGGGAAGGCAATGATTTATATTATGAAATGAGCGATTCAGGGGTTATCGATAAGACGGCCATGGTGTTCGGCCAGATGAATGAACCCCCTGGAGCACGTATGCGTGTGGGACTTACCGGCCTTACCATCGCTGAGAATTTCCGTGATGAGGGCGGTAAGGATGTGCTGTTGTTCATCGACAACATTTTCCGTTTCACGCAGGCGGGATCTGAGGTGTCAGCGCTTCTCGGACGTATGCCAAGTGCGGTTGGATACCAGCCGACCCTTCAGACAGAGATGGGTGCTCTTCAGGAGCGGATCACATCCACGAAAGATGGTTCCATCACATCTGTACAGGCTGTCTATGTGCCGGCCGATGACTTGACCGACCCGGCGCCTGCTACGACCTTTGCGCATCTGGACGCCACCACTGTACTATCCCGTGCCATCGTGGAACAGGGTATTTATCCGGCGGTGGATCCTCTGGAATCCACATCCAGGATCCTGGATCCAAAGATCGTGGGCGAGGAGCACTACCAGGTAGCCAGAGGGGTGCAGGAGATTCTTCAGAGATATAAAGAACTTCAGGATATTATCGCGATCCTTGGTATGGACGAGCTTTCTGATGAGGAGAAGCTCATCGTTGACCGTGCCAGAAAGATTCAGAGATTCCTGTCCCAGCCGTTCTTTGTTGCAGAACAGTTTACTGGTACGGTTGGAAAATATGTAACTTTAAACGACACGATTCAGGGCTTCAAGGAAATCTTAGACGGCAAACATGATGACATTCCTGAGGGAATGTTCCTGAATGCGGGAAGTATTGATGAGGTCGTGGAACGTGCGAACGCAAAGTAG
- a CDS encoding AtpZ/AtpI family protein, which produces MKINKDIVRSLSLITQLGITILTSVFLCMFLGLWLDRKFSTHFFIPFLILGVGGGLSGAWKLIRNVSQDEEDNDDERT; this is translated from the coding sequence ATGAAGATCAATAAGGACATTGTACGATCGTTATCTTTGATAACCCAGTTGGGAATCACGATTCTGACATCGGTATTCCTGTGCATGTTTTTGGGCCTTTGGCTGGACCGGAAGTTCTCTACCCATTTTTTTATACCTTTCTTGATTCTGGGTGTCGGAGGAGGACTAAGCGGTGCCTGGAAGCTCATAAGGAATGTCAGCCAAGACGAGGAGGATAACGATGATGAAAGAACTTAA
- a CDS encoding N-acetylmuramoyl-L-alanine amidase, with protein MKYRKQLLGVAVFCIVVLLYISSITLPIFVNQTIGKQNVIIIDPGHGGSDPGKVGSGSVLEKDINLSISKKLKTILEKKKFKVKMTRDGDYNLATSTTNVKVSDLSNRKQIIFDAEPVLVVSIHQNSYPSGDVHGAQVFYYQGSQKGKQLADCLQSSLVENLDPENHRVAKANSDYFLLRDNPYVTVIAECGFLSNEAEKQQLQDKSYQEKAAQAIYKGIQSYLSQEK; from the coding sequence ATGAAATATCGCAAACAACTTTTAGGCGTTGCTGTTTTTTGTATTGTCGTTCTTCTTTACATATCCTCCATCACTCTTCCGATCTTCGTAAATCAGACTATCGGAAAACAGAATGTCATCATCATCGATCCTGGACACGGCGGCAGCGATCCCGGAAAGGTCGGCAGCGGCAGCGTGTTGGAGAAGGATATCAATCTCTCCATCTCAAAAAAATTAAAAACAATTTTGGAGAAGAAAAAGTTCAAGGTAAAAATGACCAGGGACGGTGACTACAATCTGGCCACCAGCACCACCAATGTAAAGGTGTCCGATCTCTCAAACCGAAAACAGATCATATTTGACGCTGAACCAGTCCTTGTCGTCAGCATCCATCAGAACAGCTATCCAAGCGGCGATGTACACGGCGCGCAGGTATTTTACTATCAAGGCTCCCAAAAAGGAAAACAGCTGGCTGACTGTCTCCAGAGTTCCCTTGTAGAAAACTTAGATCCAGAAAACCACAGAGTGGCAAAAGCCAACAGTGATTACTTTTTGCTCAGAGACAATCCGTATGTGACTGTCATCGCAGAGTGTGGTTTCTTGAGCAATGAGGCGGAAAAGCAGCAGCTTCAGGATAAAAGCTATCAAGAAAAGGCCGCTCAGGCCATTTATAAGGGAATTCAATCCTATTTAAGCCAAGAGAAATAA
- the atpA gene encoding F0F1 ATP synthase subunit alpha, whose protein sequence is MNLRPEEISSVIKEQIKQYSTKLETSDIGTVIQVADGIARIHGLDEAMQGELLEFPGEVYGMVLNLEEDNVGAVLLGDQTNISEGDVVKTTGRVVEVPVGDAMTGRVVNSLGQPIDGKGPIESDKYRPIERVASGVISRKSVDTPLQTGIKAIDAMVPIGRGQRELIIGDRQTGKTAIALDTIINQKGEGVHCIYVAIGQKSSTVANIVKTLEEHGAMDYTTVVASTASELAPLQYIAPYAGCAIGEEWMENGEDVLVIYDDLSKHATAYRTLSLLLRRPPGREAYPGDVFYLHSRLLERAAKLSDELGGGSLTALPLIETQAGDVSAYIPTNVISITDGQIYLETEMFNAGFRPAINAGLSVSRVGGAAQIKAMKKIAGPIRTDLAQYRELAAFAQFGSELDDDTKERLAQGERIKEVLKQPQYQPLPVEQQVVIIYAATRKYLLEIKVEDILDFQKELFELIDTKYPDVFRSIRETKELGKEAEEQLITAIKECRQQFEAK, encoded by the coding sequence ATGAATTTAAGGCCAGAAGAGATTAGTTCTGTCATTAAAGAGCAGATCAAACAATACTCTACCAAGCTTGAAACCTCTGATATTGGAACCGTGATTCAGGTAGCCGACGGAATTGCAAGGATCCATGGCCTGGATGAGGCCATGCAGGGAGAACTTTTAGAATTCCCGGGGGAAGTATACGGAATGGTACTGAACCTGGAAGAAGACAACGTCGGAGCCGTACTGCTGGGAGACCAGACAAACATCAGTGAGGGTGATGTCGTAAAAACTACCGGAAGAGTCGTGGAAGTGCCGGTGGGTGACGCGATGACCGGACGAGTTGTGAATTCCCTGGGACAGCCCATCGATGGCAAGGGTCCGATCGAGTCGGATAAGTACCGTCCAATAGAAAGAGTAGCATCAGGAGTTATCTCAAGAAAATCCGTAGATACTCCGCTTCAGACAGGAATCAAAGCGATCGACGCCATGGTGCCGATCGGACGCGGGCAGAGGGAGCTGATCATCGGTGACCGGCAGACCGGTAAGACTGCCATCGCGCTTGACACGATCATCAATCAGAAGGGTGAGGGAGTTCATTGTATCTATGTGGCAATCGGACAGAAGTCCTCAACCGTTGCAAATATCGTAAAGACATTAGAAGAACACGGAGCCATGGATTACACTACAGTTGTGGCATCCACGGCCAGTGAGCTGGCTCCGCTCCAGTATATCGCCCCATATGCAGGATGTGCCATTGGGGAAGAATGGATGGAAAACGGGGAGGATGTTCTTGTCATCTATGATGACCTGAGCAAACATGCCACCGCATACCGTACCCTGTCCCTGCTGCTTAGGAGACCGCCGGGAAGAGAGGCTTATCCGGGAGATGTCTTTTATCTCCACTCCAGGCTTCTGGAGCGTGCGGCAAAGCTTTCAGATGAATTGGGAGGCGGTTCCTTGACGGCCCTGCCGCTCATCGAGACACAGGCGGGGGACGTTTCAGCGTATATCCCTACCAATGTCATCTCTATCACTGACGGACAGATTTATCTGGAGACTGAGATGTTTAATGCAGGGTTCCGCCCTGCCATCAATGCAGGTCTCTCCGTATCCAGGGTCGGCGGCGCGGCACAGATCAAGGCTATGAAAAAGATCGCGGGACCGATCCGTACCGACCTTGCACAGTACCGGGAGCTGGCGGCATTTGCGCAGTTTGGTTCAGAACTGGACGACGACACAAAAGAGCGTCTGGCCCAGGGTGAGAGGATCAAGGAAGTGCTGAAGCAGCCTCAGTATCAGCCGCTGCCGGTGGAACAGCAGGTAGTGATCATTTATGCAGCCACCAGAAAGTATCTGCTGGAGATCAAGGTAGAAGATATCTTAGACTTCCAGAAGGAACTGTTTGAGCTGATCGATACCAAATATCCCGATGTTTTTCGGTCGATCCGGGAGACCAAGGAGCTTGGAAAGGAAGCGGAAGAACAGCTGATCACTGCGATCAAAGAGTGCAGGCAGCAGTTTGAAGCAAAGTAA
- the atpG gene encoding ATP synthase F1 subunit gamma, whose translation MASIVDIKRRKASIESTGQITKAMKLVSTVKLQRARARAEESRTYFDKMYQTVSSILAQSDNIDHPYLKANGSEKKAVIAISSNRGLAGGYNNNIVKMIRDSGISKEDAVIYGVGHKAMDSLANRGYHIASDDSDMIDEPEYEDAVDLGNRVLKAFEDGEIGEIYLAYTNFKNTVVHEPTMIKLLPVEIDPEKKDGEDSKTLMNYEPEPEEALSMLIPKYVCSLIFGALVTSVASENGARMQAMDSATTNAEELIDNLSLAYNRARQGAITQELTEIISGAEALE comes from the coding sequence ATGGCATCAATTGTTGATATAAAAAGAAGAAAAGCCAGCATAGAAAGCACCGGACAGATTACAAAGGCGATGAAGCTTGTCTCCACTGTAAAGCTTCAACGGGCAAGGGCAAGGGCCGAAGAGTCCAGGACATATTTTGACAAGATGTACCAGACGGTATCCTCGATCTTAGCCCAGTCTGACAATATCGACCATCCCTATTTGAAGGCCAACGGATCAGAGAAGAAGGCGGTGATCGCCATATCTTCCAACCGGGGGCTGGCCGGAGGTTATAATAACAATATCGTAAAGATGATCCGGGACAGCGGGATCTCCAAAGAGGATGCGGTGATCTACGGTGTGGGGCACAAGGCTATGGACAGCCTCGCAAACCGGGGCTACCATATCGCTTCCGACGACTCTGATATGATTGACGAACCGGAGTATGAGGACGCTGTCGATCTTGGAAACCGGGTGCTCAAAGCTTTTGAGGACGGTGAGATCGGAGAGATCTATCTGGCATATACGAATTTTAAAAATACCGTGGTCCATGAGCCGACCATGATCAAGCTGCTCCCTGTGGAGATCGACCCAGAGAAAAAGGACGGAGAGGATTCCAAAACTCTCATGAATTATGAGCCGGAACCGGAGGAGGCATTATCCATGCTGATTCCAAAGTACGTCTGCAGTTTGATCTTCGGTGCGCTCGTCACATCGGTTGCCAGCGAGAACGGCGCCAGGATGCAGGCCATGGATTCAGCAACGACCAACGCCGAAGAATTAATCGACAACCTGAGCCTTGCCTATAACAGGGCAAGACAGGGCGCCATCACGCAGGAATTGACAGAAATCATTTCAGGGGCAGAGGCGCTGGAATAG
- a CDS encoding L-threonylcarbamoyladenylate synthase yields MGIMNTIVRNVENTDNKEAIREAAKLLREGQVVAFPTETVYGLGGSGWMEDAADKIYEAKGRPSDNPLILHIGSMDMIQEIASYIPKLAKKAMEAFWPGPLTVILPKSDNVPNRVTGGLNSVAVRMPSHPVALALLKEAGIPVAAPSANTSGRPSPTEAEHVVEDLDGKIPMVLDGGKVEVGVESTIVDFTGDVPVILRPGKITKDELEQVLSTEVLMGTFAVKEDAVPKAPGMKYKHYAPKAQLILVLGTDREKVTEEITKRVHDCRSKGMRTGVIATEETKDAYDADEVIPVGSRKHMETVTANLYHVLREFDHRDVDMIFSEGFEGEEYEEAVMNRLAKAAGHQIIRV; encoded by the coding sequence ATGGGAATTATGAATACGATTGTGAGAAACGTTGAAAATACAGACAATAAGGAAGCTATTCGGGAAGCGGCAAAGCTCCTCAGAGAGGGGCAGGTTGTAGCTTTTCCCACAGAGACTGTCTATGGGCTTGGAGGCAGCGGATGGATGGAAGATGCCGCTGACAAGATTTATGAGGCCAAGGGAAGGCCTTCTGATAATCCTCTCATTCTGCATATCGGAAGTATGGATATGATTCAAGAGATTGCGTCTTACATACCCAAACTGGCGAAAAAAGCGATGGAAGCATTTTGGCCTGGTCCCCTGACTGTGATTTTACCGAAAAGTGACAATGTCCCGAACCGGGTCACCGGCGGACTGAATTCTGTGGCTGTGCGCATGCCAAGCCACCCTGTGGCTTTAGCTCTGCTCAAAGAGGCGGGGATTCCTGTGGCTGCACCCAGCGCGAATACTTCAGGAAGACCGAGTCCCACAGAGGCAGAACATGTAGTTGAAGACCTGGACGGAAAGATTCCTATGGTTTTAGACGGCGGAAAAGTAGAAGTAGGCGTTGAATCGACGATCGTTGATTTTACTGGAGATGTACCGGTGATCTTAAGACCCGGGAAAATTACGAAAGATGAACTAGAGCAGGTTCTTTCGACGGAGGTGCTTATGGGCACTTTTGCGGTGAAAGAGGATGCGGTGCCGAAGGCACCTGGGATGAAGTATAAGCATTATGCGCCGAAAGCCCAGCTGATCCTTGTCCTCGGAACGGATAGAGAAAAAGTTACTGAAGAGATAACAAAGAGAGTCCATGACTGCCGGAGCAAGGGTATGAGGACCGGAGTCATTGCCACGGAGGAGACGAAGGACGCCTATGACGCGGACGAAGTGATACCGGTGGGGAGCCGTAAACATATGGAGACGGTGACGGCAAATCTGTACCATGTACTGAGAGAGTTTGACCACAGAGATGTGGATATGATCTTTTCAGAAGGATTTGAAGGGGAAGAATATGAAGAGGCGGTGATGAACCGTTTGGCCAAAGCAGCGGGACATCAGATAATCCGTGTTTAA
- the rpiB gene encoding ribose 5-phosphate isomerase B: MKKIIFVSTNNTCRSFIAESVLRKYLKDAHRRDIQVVSKGLVVLFPEPVHTKAADLVRKSGIEIVDFKASQLTQEDVETSDLILTMNDKQKEKVLEDYHGYKEVATINEYANDEGAVIDPYGMDDEDYEHCFVQITQLIHKIWNHKLGGNEMIGIGSDHGGYALKQAVIKHLEEKGHAVKDYGCYSEESCDYPVYAKAVAEGILKDEVKQGILICGTGIGISITANKIKGIRAALCGDTFSARATREHNNANILALGARVTGEGLALDIVDTFLETKFSNDERHIRRINMIEE, encoded by the coding sequence TTGAAAAAAATTATATTTGTAAGTACGAACAACACCTGCCGCAGTTTTATAGCGGAATCGGTGCTGCGGAAGTATTTAAAGGACGCCCACAGAAGGGATATCCAAGTGGTATCCAAAGGCCTGGTCGTCTTATTTCCGGAGCCGGTACACACAAAAGCAGCAGACCTGGTCAGAAAAAGCGGGATAGAGATCGTGGATTTCAAGGCATCCCAGCTCACACAGGAAGATGTGGAGACCAGCGATCTGATTCTTACCATGAATGATAAGCAGAAAGAAAAGGTACTGGAAGACTATCATGGATATAAGGAAGTGGCCACCATCAATGAGTATGCTAACGATGAAGGCGCTGTCATCGATCCCTATGGAATGGATGACGAAGACTATGAACATTGCTTTGTACAGATTACACAACTAATCCATAAAATATGGAACCATAAGTTAGGAGGAAATGAAATGATAGGTATTGGAAGTGACCACGGCGGATATGCGTTGAAGCAGGCAGTCATCAAGCATCTGGAGGAAAAGGGACATGCGGTGAAGGATTACGGATGTTATTCTGAAGAATCCTGTGATTATCCTGTGTATGCAAAAGCAGTGGCAGAAGGGATACTGAAGGACGAAGTGAAACAGGGAATCCTGATCTGCGGAACAGGTATCGGCATCTCCATCACAGCCAACAAGATTAAGGGAATCCGTGCGGCACTGTGCGGGGATACATTCAGCGCCAGAGCTACAAGGGAACATAATAATGCCAACATTCTTGCTCTGGGAGCGAGAGTGACCGGAGAGGGACTGGCATTGGATATTGTGGATACATTTTTAGAGACAAAGTTCTCTAACGATGAACGTCATATCCGCAGGATCAACATGATCGAAGAATAA